In the Clostridium sp. 'White wine YQ' genome, AGCATATGACGGAAGTATAGGTACAGATATTGAAAAAATAATGAATGGAATAGAAAGAGTTTATACAGAAGATGGGGTAATTATAATTTTTGACTTAGGCAGTGCTTTTATGAATGCTGAAATGGCTATAGAATTTTTAGATACTGAAATGATAGATAAAGTAAAAATAATAGATTGTCCTATCGTAGAAGGAGCAGTAACAGCTGCTGTTGAAAGTAGCTTGGATAAAACTTTAATTGAAATACAAGAAGCCTTACAACCTATGGATTTAGGTAAAATGCCTTAAGGTAAGTAAGGTCAAGGTTTGTAAATATTTCAAAACTATGATAGTATGTTTAAGCATGTAAAAAATTATATGCCTTAGGTAACAAAACGTAGGAGGAATGAATGAATGAGTAATGTACCAAGTTGCCCAAAATGTAATTCAGAATATACATATGAAGATAGAGGTCTGTTTATTTGCCCAGAATGTGGACATGAATGGAATTTAGAAATAGAAACTGAAAATAGTGAAGATAAAAATATTGTGAAAG is a window encoding:
- the dhaM gene encoding dihydroxyacetone kinase phosphoryl donor subunit DhaM: MVGLVIVSHSENIAKGVKELVEQMVPNVPIAAAGGAYDGSIGTDIEKIMNGIERVYTEDGVIIIFDLGSAFMNAEMAIEFLDTEMIDKVKIIDCPIVEGAVTAAVESSLDKTLIEIQEALQPMDLGKMP